The proteins below are encoded in one region of Telopea speciosissima isolate NSW1024214 ecotype Mountain lineage chromosome 10, Tspe_v1, whole genome shotgun sequence:
- the LOC122642841 gene encoding rho-N domain-containing protein 1, chloroplastic-like, with protein MSPGGLHIVSNNIPGYGLYEANCLPCSGVSGRATSASSYSCLGDYKCSIQFKVLRIKIPAFVSKGTALSCNASSSSRRNPDFSRQNKHGFSRGRNRQNQERENVDNIEESELFSSKNGPLLSLSSSPRFQATATPGPREKEIVELFRKVQAQLRERAAVKEEQKNETSRGQGRENDTVDSLLKLLRKHSVEQGKKSSGGTKDFNLEQPEHNSLYDEEQTSLFDSNRIAGDREGESSVPHSTRPASNFQRRSPVPRIKYQPVYSAKAGIGLEWSSKSQGKGRKSSVEPDSEPEPELEPEPEIVIEPELSHPVEETVFLDGQEEVLDVISESEPSDADEAYENEISEEPTNENTDLSALKLSELRSLAKSRGVKGYSKLKKVDLIELLSGVST; from the coding sequence GATATGGACTGTATGAAGCCAATTGTCTTCCCTGCTCCGGAGTTTCTGGTCGAGCCACCAGTGCATCATCTTACTCTTGTCTTGGTGATTACAAATGTTCTATACAGTTCAAGGTCCTACGAATAAAAATCCCAGCCTTTGTTTCCAAAGGAACAGCTCTTTCATGTAATGCAAGCTCTAGCAGTCGAAGAAACCCCGACTTCTCAAGGCAGAACAAACATGGGTTCTCCAGAGGCCGTAACAGGcaaaaccaagagagagaaaatgttgACAATATAGAAGAATCCGAGCtgttttcttccaaaaatgGGCCATTGCTCTCCCTCTCCAGCAGCCCAAGATTTCAGGCTACTGCTACCCCGGGCCCAAGAGAGAAGGAGATTGTAGAATTGTTCAGGAAGGTCCAGGCTCAGCTTCGAGAACGAGCAGCAGTCAAAGAGGAACAGAAGAATGAAACCTCTCGAGGACAAGGTAGGGAGAATGATACAGTTGATTCACTTCTGAAGCTCTTACGGAAGCACTCAGTTGAACAGGGAAAGAAAAGTAGTGGTGGCACGAAGGACTTTAATTTGGAGCAACCAGAACATAATAGCTTGTATGATGAAGAGCAGACAAGCCTTTTTGATTCAAATAGGATTGCTGGGGATAGAGAGGGAGAGTCCAGTGTCCCTCATTCAACTCGTCCGGCTTCAAACTTCCAGCGTAGATCTCCTGTTCCTAGAATAAAGTACCAACCTGTTTATTCAGCCAAAGCTGGAATTGGATTGGAGTGGTCTTCAAAGTCacaggggaagggaaggaaaagctCTGTTGAGCCCGACTCTGAGCCTGAGCCCGAGCTTGAGCCTGAGCCTGAGATTGTGATTGAACCTGAGCTTTCTCATCCCGTGGAAGAAACAGTATTTTTGGATGGGCAAGAGGAAGTACTTGATGTAATATCTGAATCTGAGCCTTCTGATGCTGATGAAGCTTATGAAAATGAGATTTCGGAGGAGCCAACGAATGAAAACACAGACTTGAGTGCATTAAAGCTGTCAGAGTTGAGGTCACTTGCAAAGTCTCGTGGTGTGAAAGGATACTCTAAGCTGAAGAAGGTTGATCTCATTGAGCTTCTAAGTGGAGTCTCGACTTGA